A stretch of Plutella xylostella chromosome 10, ilPluXylo3.1, whole genome shotgun sequence DNA encodes these proteins:
- the LOC119693515 gene encoding uncharacterized protein K02A2.6-like isoform X1 — translation MADEVVYLGFIINKNGVRPDPKKLEAIKEMPTPTNVTEVRAFLGMVNFYAKFVRNISDILYPLYRLLRKQMRWSWTDECEMAFRKVKEVLLSSEVLAHYDPALPLVLTCDASARGVGGVLSQRDARGRERAVAYVSRKLNDAETNYSQIHREALAIIYCVQKFHQYLYGRNFILKTDHKPLVSIFSSKMGVPSMAASRMQRWAIILSAYNYEIQYVRTNDNGADALSRLPVHDSIKIVESPEQSYLHFASDALLLDNNAIKKNTIRDPILSRVLSFIRDGWPTTVEIDQLKPYYNRRHELYDELGCVMWGHRVIIPQSCREVVMRELHETHMGIVKTKAIARSYVWWPGLDEEIEQRCRACEVCAEVAPAPPAAPPSPWRWPDRAYERVHLDFLGPIGGKVYLVAVDARSKWIEVFLMTRTTSDVTIDKLREAWARWGLPKQVVTDNGPPFTSESFENFLSSNGVRHIFTPPYHPASNGAAENAVKIIKKVIKKANCENKRVDVAIQRFLLNYNNTPHSTTGESPAKLLQGRSLRCRLDNLKPDRTAKVEIEQNKQVVYSGGTVRGLVTGDEVWFREYRPGRKWSKGIVAGRSGRSDCTLEAADGSRVHRHIDQLRRRSRGSMVCPVESSMDDTREIEQASSSQVQLPAEAGGAPSEQGPPASEAPAAAGGAPAAGAAAGNDPTPSSSRYPVRTRKPVVRYGWGEID, via the coding sequence ATGGCGGATGAGGTGGTCTACTTAGGGTTTATCATTAACAAAAATGGGGTAAGACCGGATCCTAAGAAATTAGAAGCTATTAAAGAAATGCCCACACCTACAAATGTTACGGAAGTACGAGCGTTTCTAGGTATGGTAAATTTTTATGCGAAATTTGTAAGGAATATTAGCGACATTCTATATCCGTTGTATAGGTTGTTGAGGAAACAAATGCGTTGGTCCTGGACGGACGAGTGTGAAATGGCTTTTCGTAAGGTGAAAGAGGTCCTGTTGAGCAGTGAGGTGCTGGCACACTACGACCCGGCGCTGCCGCTGGTGCTGACGTGCGACGCCAGCGCGCGCGGCGTCGGCGGCGTGTTGTCGCAGCGGGACGCCAGGGGGCGCGAGCGCGCCGTCGCCTACGTTTCACGTAAACTCAATGACGCAGAAACTAACTATTCGCAAATACATAGGGAGGCTTTAGCTATTATATATTGTGTGCAAAAGTTTCATCAATATTTGTATGGGCgaaattttattcttaaaacGGATCATAAGCCACTGGTCAGCATATTTAGTTCGAAAATGGGTGTACCCTCGATGGCTGCCAGTCGCATGCAAAGGTGGGCAATTATTTTATCTGCGTATAACTACGAGATACAATATGTTAGAACAAACGATAATGGGGCCGACGCTCTGTCAAGGTTACCGGTTCACGATTCAATTAAAATAGTTGAATCACCTGAACAATCTTATCTTCATTTTGCGTCGGATGCGTTGCTCTTAGACAATAACGCGATtaagaaaaatacaatacGCGATCCAATATTAAGTAGGGTACTTAGCTTCATTAGAGATGGTTGGCCTACAACAGTGGAGATAGATCAATTAAAGCCTTATTATAATAGACGGCATGAGCTATATGATGAATTAGGGTGCGTAATGTGGGGTCATCGTGTCATCATACCGCAATCGTGTAGGGAAGTGGTCATGCGTGAGTTACACGAGACTCACATGGGCATTGTTAAGACCAAAGCAATAGCTCGGAGCTATGTTTGGTGGCCCGGGCTCGACGAGGAGATCGAGCAGCGGTGTCGCGCGTGCGAGGTGTGCGCGGAGGtggcgcccgcgccgcccgccgcgccgccctccCCTTGGCGCTGGCCTGATCGCGCTTATGAGCGCGtacatttagattttttagGCCCTATAGGGGGAAAGGTGTATCTGGTTGCGGTGGATGCGCGGTCTAAATGGATCGAGGTTTTCTTGATGACGCGAACAACGTCTGATGTAACGATTGATAAATTACGCGAAGCGTGGGCCCGTTGGGGTTTGCCAAAACAAGTGGTTACGGACAACGGTCCACCGTTTACCAGTGAGTCATTCGAAAACTTTTTGTCGTCTAATGGGGTACGACACATCTTTACACCACCATATCATCCTGCCTCTAATGGCGCGGCCGAAAATGCCGTTAAGATTATTAAAAAGGTAATTAAGAAGGCTAACTGTGAAAACAAACGCGTTGATGTTGCTATTCAAAGATTCTTATTAAACTATAATAACACTCCACATAGCACTACGGGGGAGAGCCCGGCTAAGTTATTACAAGGTCGCAGTTTAAGATGTAGGTTAGATAATTTGAAACCTGATCGAACTGCAAAGGTGGAGATCGAACAAAATAAGCAGGTAGTTTATTCAGGGGGTACGGTACGCGGGTTAGTTACTGGTGATGAAGTGTGGTTCCGGGAGTATAGACCAGGGCGTAAATGGTCAAAGGGAATAGTGGCAGGTCGCTCGGGCAGGTCAGATTGCACTTTAGAGGCAGCGGATGGTTCACGAGTACATAGACATATCGATCAATTAAGACGTAGATCTAGGGGTTCAATGGTTTGCCCGGTAGAATCATCTATGGATGATACGAGAGAGATCGAGCAGGCATCGAGCTCACAGGTTCAGCTTCCAGCAGAGGCTGGTGGGGCGCCTTCGGAGCAGGGCCCGCCGGCGAGCGAGGCTCCGGccgcggcggggggcgcgccgGCCGCGGGGGCAGCCGCGGGCAATGACCCGACACCTAGCAGTAGTAGGTACCCAGTCCGAACCAGGAAACCAGTAGTTAGATATGGTTGGGGTGAAATTGATTAG
- the LOC119693515 gene encoding uncharacterized protein LOC119693515 isoform X2 encodes MECVTVFVNMSIGKIGEFDVENGNWSLYCERLHMYFEANAIKEDLQLPTLIAVVGEATYELMVNLVSPKSPSQLKLEELVKVVQDHLQPTPSILAERYRFRQRRQESGESVIQYVAVLKKLSRFCDFGSALDDNLRDQFVCGLSMDVIRQRLFAEEKIQFSKAISLACSLEAAERDAAAVEVGSRTPGGAAAEAAVHKMAASRSAGAGSGSGRRAGGGGGGDSQRERTSQGTVVCACCGGNNHDSKVCRYKRLKCGRCNVVGHLRKMCPGNQQGGGAWRGGGPRGERAGHGNNGGRRATSSYANFVAQTDSDHSEEEEPMFQMALRSYKPT; translated from the exons ATGGAGTGCGTGACTGTTTTTGTCAACATGTCGATTGGGAAAATCGGGGAATTTGACGTGGAAAACGGGAATTGGTCTCTGTACTGCGAGCGGCTCCACATGTACTTTGAAGCCAACGCAATCAAAGAGGACTTGCAATTGCCGACGTTAATCGCTGTGGTGGGTGAGGCTACGTACGAGCTCATGGTCAATCTAGTGAGTCCTAAATCTCCTAGTCAACTGAAACTCGAAGAGCTGGTGAAGGTTGTTCAAGATCACCTGCAACCTACGCCTTCCATACTGGCGGAACGGTATCGATTTCGGCAAAGACGGCAAGAAAGTGGTGAGTCAGTCATACAATACGTGGCGGTGCTAAAGAAACTGTCTAGATTCTGTGACTTTGGTAGTGCGCTGGACGATAATTTAAGAGACCAGTTTGTGTGTGGTCTATCTATGGACGTAATTCGTCAAAGGCTGTTCGCGGAGgagaaaatacaattttctAAGGCAATATCATTAGCCTGTTCATTAGAGGCAGCAGAACGTGATGCGGCAGCTGTGGAGGTCGGGTCCAGGACGCCAGGGGGCGCCGCAGCGGAGGCCGCGGTGCACAAGATGGCGGCGTCGCGCAGCGCGGGCGCCGGCTCGGGCTCGGGCCGGAgagcgggcggcggcgggggcggagACTCACAGCGGGAACGAACGTCACAGGGCACGGTTGTGTGCGCGTGTTGCGGAGGCAATAATCACGACAGTAAAGTTTGTCGCTATAAACGACTCAAGTGTGGAAGGTGCAACGTGGTGGGCCACTTACGAAAAATGTGCCCTGGAAACCAGCAAGGGGGTGGGGCATGGCGTGGTGGCGGGCCACGTGGAGAGCGCGCGGGCCATGGCAACAATGGCGGAAGGCGGGCTACATCGAGTTACGCAAATTTCGTGGCGCAAACCGATAGCGACCACTCGGAGGAAGAAGAACCGATGTTTCAAATGGCTCTGAGATCATATAAACCG ACATAA